A single genomic interval of Deltaproteobacteria bacterium harbors:
- a CDS encoding 3'-5' exonuclease gives MYTCFDLETTGLSTYHGAIVEVAAIRTFADGSTREFCTLVSPHCEVESGAFRVHGISTTEARTRGGQPREVFEDLQEFIGDSTVIAHNGIKFDVPYLRTEMTRHGLNIGNNRVIDTVRLARHYLCAPGESAKLAALCARCGIINERAHRALADTRATLELFKLILKTEPDLDTLWKLSGSVSMMDLGGRHEFHKAISDAIIHGLDIEINYKSQGKPPRRRWLKPRGFLPDGNGDYKFAAHCYDSQAEKNYVIGRILEILGTRKSS, from the coding sequence ATGTATACCTGTTTCGACCTCGAAACGACTGGCCTCAGTACTTACCATGGGGCCATAGTCGAGGTGGCTGCAATCCGAACCTTTGCAGACGGCTCTACCAGGGAGTTCTGCACCCTGGTGAGCCCCCACTGCGAGGTAGAGTCTGGTGCCTTTAGGGTGCACGGTATCAGCACCACTGAGGCCCGCACCCGAGGTGGTCAGCCTCGCGAGGTCTTTGAGGACCTCCAAGAATTTATCGGTGACTCCACCGTCATTGCGCACAACGGGATCAAGTTTGATGTTCCCTATCTCCGCACTGAAATGACGCGCCATGGTCTTAATATTGGCAATAATAGAGTGATAGACACGGTGAGACTAGCCAGACACTATCTATGCGCCCCAGGGGAGAGTGCAAAACTGGCGGCATTATGCGCCAGGTGCGGCATCATCAATGAGCGAGCTCATCGTGCCCTCGCAGATACCAGAGCGACACTTGAGCTTTTCAAGCTGATACTGAAAACTGAGCCCGATCTAGACACACTTTGGAAGCTCAGCGGCTCAGTATCGATGATGGATTTAGGTGGGCGCCATGAATTCCATAAGGCGATCAGCGACGCCATCATCCATGGACTCGACATTGAAATTAATTACAAGAGCCAGGGCAAACCACCACGCCGCCGGTGGCTAAAGCCCAGAGGGTTTCTGCCCGATGGCAACGGTGACTATAAATTTGCGGCCCATTGCTATGATTCGCAGGCTGAAAAAAACTACGTTATCGGCAGGATTCTTGAGATCCTCGGGACTAGGAAGTCGTCCTGA
- a CDS encoding beta-galactosidase produces MRTFAVAAGLSFALMVAFAQITTANPNEATVGHTFKASGSQFELDGKPFLIRGGDMHYSRVPRDYWRARMKLLRAMGLNTLTTYVFWNLHEPEPGKFDFSGQLDIAAFIRTAHEEGLFVVLRPGPYVCSEWDFGGLPWWILREPDIAVRTRDPKFLSYMERYLGKVAEQVKGLMIHRGGPIIMTQVENEYGSFGRDKAYMAAVRAMMEKAGFDGQLFTSDNVLDRNDPTASLAAGSFSDLPLTLNFGQDEDANEAFGILDKYRPDGIRMNAEYWFGWYDHVGDKHSNRPMQKGLDNFKWMLDRGYNVSFYMAHGGTNFGFMNGANIDHGVYWADTTSYDYDAPINEAGHPTAKFYAVRELIKTHLPEGESIPSVPETPKLTQIPAFQFMEQAPLWQLLKNPVHATSIMSMEDVNQGYGFILYRHKVKTNYKGKLQVLDVRDYAWIHHSGELKGTLDRHLKQDDLDVDLKSGSDLDILVENQGRVNYGPDMTFERKGITKEVRTSQGTLSDWDIYPLPLTDLSGLRFSPVTDKSDSKQPTFYRAELNLNEVADTYLDTQSWGKGVVFVNGHNLGRYWHIGPQQALFCPGVWLKKGRNEIIVLELEKAPEAMTMQGLDHAVFDID; encoded by the coding sequence ATGAGGACTTTTGCCGTAGCGGCGGGTTTATCCTTCGCACTTATGGTCGCTTTTGCACAAATAACCACAGCCAATCCCAACGAGGCGACGGTGGGTCACACATTTAAAGCGAGTGGGAGCCAATTCGAGCTCGACGGTAAACCTTTTCTGATTCGAGGCGGCGATATGCACTACAGTCGCGTGCCTCGAGACTACTGGCGCGCACGGATGAAGCTACTACGCGCCATGGGACTAAATACGCTCACCACTTATGTATTTTGGAACCTCCATGAGCCGGAGCCTGGCAAGTTTGACTTCAGTGGCCAGCTCGACATTGCAGCATTCATCCGGACCGCCCATGAAGAGGGGCTTTTCGTGGTGCTCAGACCAGGCCCCTACGTGTGTTCTGAATGGGATTTTGGTGGACTCCCATGGTGGATTCTGAGGGAGCCTGACATTGCGGTTAGGACGCGAGACCCGAAGTTTCTCAGCTACATGGAAAGGTACCTGGGCAAAGTAGCCGAGCAAGTGAAAGGCCTCATGATACACCGTGGCGGTCCGATCATCATGACCCAGGTCGAGAATGAGTATGGCTCGTTTGGTAGGGACAAGGCATACATGGCTGCCGTCCGCGCCATGATGGAAAAGGCAGGGTTCGACGGTCAGCTATTCACTTCGGATAATGTGCTTGATCGCAACGACCCTACGGCATCCTTGGCCGCTGGATCGTTTAGTGATTTACCCCTGACGCTCAACTTTGGTCAGGATGAGGATGCCAACGAGGCTTTCGGGATCCTAGACAAGTACCGCCCTGACGGCATCCGTATGAATGCCGAATATTGGTTTGGATGGTACGACCATGTCGGCGATAAGCACTCTAATCGTCCCATGCAGAAAGGGCTCGATAATTTCAAGTGGATGCTTGACCGAGGCTACAACGTCAGCTTCTACATGGCCCATGGCGGCACCAATTTCGGCTTTATGAACGGCGCCAATATCGATCACGGTGTCTATTGGGCTGACACAACCAGCTACGATTACGATGCACCGATTAATGAGGCTGGGCATCCTACCGCCAAGTTTTATGCCGTGCGGGAGCTGATTAAGACTCACCTGCCGGAAGGGGAGTCAATACCGTCCGTACCAGAGACGCCAAAACTCACGCAAATTCCTGCGTTTCAGTTTATGGAACAGGCGCCGCTTTGGCAGTTACTGAAGAATCCCGTCCATGCGACTTCTATCATGTCAATGGAGGACGTGAACCAAGGCTACGGCTTCATACTCTATCGTCACAAAGTAAAAACTAATTATAAGGGCAAGCTCCAGGTCCTCGATGTACGCGACTACGCCTGGATTCACCACTCTGGGGAATTAAAGGGAACTCTAGATCGCCACCTGAAGCAAGACGACTTGGATGTTGATCTTAAATCGGGCTCGGATCTTGATATTCTGGTCGAGAACCAAGGCCGCGTTAACTATGGGCCAGATATGACTTTCGAGCGCAAGGGAATAACCAAAGAGGTCAGAACCTCACAGGGTACACTTAGCGACTGGGACATATACCCGCTGCCACTTACAGACCTTTCAGGACTCCGCTTCTCTCCTGTTACCGATAAAAGCGACAGCAAGCAACCAACCTTCTACCGCGCAGAGCTAAATTTAAATGAGGTTGCTGATACCTATCTTGACACCCAAAGCTGGGGGAAAGGCGTCGTCTTCGTTAATGGGCATAATTTGGGGCGCTACTGGCATATTGGCCCCCAACAGGCGCTTTTTTGCCCTGGTGTCTGGCTCAAAAAGGGCCGCAATGAGATCATAGTTTTAGAGCTCGAGAAGGCACCGGAAGCAATGACTATGCAGGGCCTTGATCATGCGGTTTTCGATATAGATTAA
- a CDS encoding TonB family protein, with protein MSIPRPNHKSTMVMLSFAIFIHVGVLWRSCTPQAPITLAGGGQVVHLTIPGTKALSARAHPRMKRSKKVAASHQLPTTNPPVIAANQEYGDPLGSESQAPVGTASATIGDAEPTGPIDLGLGAAQGSLGTFESLILEQIRDHEYYPKSARLRRMEGDVMVEFTLQADGTLTELKIAGSSGHDLLDTTAKEIMIASSPFPAPSSYGLGERHYVLPMYFRVSQDLTE; from the coding sequence ATGAGCATCCCACGGCCAAACCACAAATCGACTATGGTGATGCTGTCGTTCGCGATATTCATCCACGTGGGAGTCCTTTGGCGTAGTTGCACGCCGCAGGCGCCTATAACACTTGCGGGTGGCGGCCAAGTCGTCCACCTGACCATACCGGGAACAAAAGCGCTGAGTGCTCGCGCCCATCCTCGCATGAAGCGCAGCAAAAAGGTCGCGGCGTCACACCAACTACCAACAACAAACCCTCCAGTTATCGCCGCCAACCAAGAGTACGGTGATCCACTAGGGAGCGAGTCCCAAGCCCCTGTCGGGACCGCGTCGGCTACCATCGGAGACGCCGAGCCAACCGGGCCCATCGATCTTGGACTTGGTGCTGCCCAGGGATCATTAGGCACCTTTGAATCCCTGATACTCGAGCAAATTCGCGACCACGAGTATTATCCAAAGTCGGCCCGCCTGCGCCGTATGGAGGGAGATGTCATGGTGGAGTTCACACTTCAAGCTGACGGTACCCTTACAGAATTAAAAATTGCTGGATCCTCGGGCCATGATCTCCTCGACACCACGGCGAAGGAAATCATGATCGCAAGTAGTCCGTTCCCCGCACCTTCAAGTTACGGTCTTGGAGAGCGTCACTACGTCCTTCCTATGTATTTTAGAGTTTCCCAAGATTTGACAGAGTAA
- a CDS encoding TonB-dependent receptor, which translates to MKLDRRNLSLSLVILVNSSQQIFAADLKGSAISIPSAPATELDKPSQGGKSTAPTAGIPKNKNNLRGITITGDEEAQKRTPGSTNVIGQDTIEKHHQSDLQRMIWEVPGLYFQDEDGYGLRPNIGMRGTGVLRSQKITVMEDGILIAPAPYAAPSIHSLPIAGRMESVEVRKGSSSIEYGPYTVGGAINLRSTSIPEAPWRAKANVAIGERYGRRVHLNIGGSQKNFGWLLETYQLGEDGYKHIDGGGTNRLSAQDVMGKMRLNTDPDASSYQELLLKLSVSGENSAESYLGLSQADFDQSPYRVYAAAQKDQMKLSRQAVSLRHSIEFLPKSILTTTVYQQKLNRNWYKLDSVKTGITASNIKSILSDPIKYSSEYDVIRGTTSSADALTVKANNRRFYSQGAESILSQTFGTATRHEINISLRLHKDEEDRLQNDDRYQMNQGYLVRTTAATPGTGNGNNRIGSVAALAAYVIDNIEMGNWNLTVGARHEALELNQDDYGASDPDRVNTPTNKQSKIAQTLPGAGAAYRLTPQLSVFTGVHRGFGPPTPGSESDTKPETSWNVETGVRYLSQIFNAEFTGFYNSYENILGRDLYASGGQGTGAQFNGGKALIKGAEFVVRTDLGALIGLGLKVPTFANYTYTDARFESSFSTTLEEWAPSVTKGDYMPFVPHGMGGFGIGVAKTGYPDLHIIGHYQSRTRVQAGSTDLNRVEAIPSYAVFDLTSGYDFAPGQRLYIDVRNVTARRYVAALRPAGVRPGMPRTVWAGISLAL; encoded by the coding sequence ATGAAACTTGATCGGCGCAATTTATCACTTTCGCTCGTAATACTCGTCAATAGCTCGCAGCAAATTTTTGCCGCTGATCTCAAAGGATCTGCTATCTCTATCCCCAGTGCTCCAGCAACCGAACTGGATAAACCATCCCAGGGTGGGAAGTCAACAGCACCCACGGCAGGAATTCCCAAAAACAAAAATAACCTGCGTGGCATCACGATCACCGGAGATGAGGAAGCTCAAAAACGCACCCCAGGATCGACCAATGTGATCGGTCAGGACACCATCGAGAAACACCACCAATCTGATCTTCAACGCATGATCTGGGAGGTACCAGGACTGTATTTCCAAGACGAGGACGGCTACGGTCTACGCCCAAACATAGGCATGCGCGGCACCGGAGTCCTTAGGAGTCAAAAGATCACGGTGATGGAAGACGGGATCCTTATCGCGCCAGCCCCGTACGCTGCTCCCTCTATCCACTCTCTACCCATCGCCGGCAGGATGGAGTCCGTCGAGGTACGCAAGGGATCTAGCTCCATTGAATATGGGCCTTATACGGTAGGTGGCGCGATCAACTTACGCTCGACCAGCATACCGGAAGCTCCTTGGCGTGCGAAAGCTAACGTCGCCATCGGCGAACGCTATGGACGCCGGGTCCACTTAAATATCGGGGGGTCGCAAAAAAACTTCGGTTGGCTCCTTGAAACCTATCAGCTTGGAGAGGACGGCTACAAGCACATTGATGGCGGTGGTACCAACCGCCTCTCGGCTCAAGATGTGATGGGCAAGATGCGCCTTAACACCGACCCGGACGCCAGCAGTTACCAAGAGCTTTTACTCAAACTCAGCGTATCGGGTGAAAACTCAGCCGAATCTTATCTAGGTCTGTCGCAAGCCGACTTCGATCAATCACCATATCGCGTATATGCTGCGGCTCAAAAAGATCAGATGAAACTATCGCGCCAAGCTGTTTCTCTACGCCATAGTATCGAATTCTTGCCAAAATCCATATTAACTACGACCGTTTATCAGCAAAAACTAAATCGTAACTGGTATAAACTTGATAGCGTCAAAACCGGTATTACGGCATCCAACATCAAGTCCATCCTCTCAGATCCAATCAAATACTCATCCGAATACGACGTCATACGCGGGACGACTAGTAGTGCGGATGCCCTAACCGTGAAGGCAAATAATCGGCGGTTTTACAGCCAAGGCGCTGAATCTATTTTAAGTCAGACATTTGGAACAGCAACCAGACATGAAATAAATATTAGCCTTAGGCTACATAAAGACGAAGAAGATCGTCTACAAAATGACGATCGCTATCAAATGAACCAGGGATACTTAGTCCGTACTACTGCGGCTACACCTGGCACGGGTAATGGCAATAACCGTATCGGCAGCGTAGCCGCCCTCGCTGCCTACGTCATTGACAATATCGAAATGGGCAACTGGAATCTAACCGTCGGTGCGCGGCATGAAGCACTAGAACTAAATCAGGATGATTACGGTGCCTCCGATCCTGATCGCGTAAACACTCCAACCAATAAGCAAAGTAAAATTGCACAGACCCTACCAGGCGCCGGAGCTGCATACAGACTTACGCCACAACTTTCTGTATTCACGGGAGTTCATCGCGGTTTCGGCCCACCGACTCCCGGATCGGAGAGTGACACTAAACCCGAGACCAGTTGGAATGTCGAAACGGGCGTGCGTTATCTCAGCCAAATCTTTAATGCCGAGTTCACTGGATTTTATAATAGCTACGAAAATATTCTTGGCCGTGACCTATACGCCAGTGGCGGCCAGGGTACAGGAGCTCAGTTTAATGGCGGCAAGGCACTGATCAAAGGGGCCGAGTTTGTGGTCCGCACAGATTTGGGCGCTCTCATTGGACTAGGTTTAAAAGTACCAACATTCGCCAACTACACCTACACAGACGCTCGCTTCGAGTCTAGCTTTTCGACCACACTCGAAGAGTGGGCGCCGTCAGTGACAAAAGGTGACTATATGCCGTTTGTCCCCCATGGCATGGGCGGCTTTGGCATTGGCGTAGCAAAAACAGGTTATCCAGATCTTCATATTATTGGTCATTATCAAAGCCGCACTCGAGTGCAAGCCGGAAGCACCGACTTAAATCGAGTGGAAGCGATCCCCAGCTACGCAGTCTTTGACCTCACCAGTGGCTATGATTTTGCACCCGGCCAACGTCTCTACATCGACGTGCGCAATGTGACGGCGCGCCGCTACGTGGCGGCCTTGCGTCCAGCCGGCGTCAGGCCAGGAATGCCGCGTACGGTCTGGGCTGGAATCAGCCTAGCCCTCTGA
- a CDS encoding CHASE2 domain-containing protein, with translation MALREKIGIWGRGLNSSAGRLLGSWVLLLICAEAFGLGDYLHQHITSKVNFTVRRRAVGEGHLNPRIKIYAVDDPTAAKRGEVRLSGRDLVQVLHAIDAKSPRKIILDAMFSQRSESTQLDPALASTLASLKTPIITGVMIASDPIAHRTVIGDKRLPILIDGKDRAPSPIRRMKPAFIYGPEGAYLQAFNRFGHFVEFAEHYLAPVVLINDVAALPHLSVQAADSISVIDSELKIDGYEIALDKRGLLPIDYLSTDVIAPRIRSLGGYFSGDRFMFSDINSDDVVVILTEYTSGVTRFVSSPFGLIPGPFALISCLNSVLNKSWLRAVGYSYELILILSFVGLFIGFTTNPSRFFLLLAGCLTVTLACFLYLFIGWGIEVKWLLPMLGILGSAVIGLSEQRQRESIRRIFLESERKTAAVLQRDFLPALTANHASFELAATYIAAETIGGDWFAHGVIGDRWLYVHLGDVTGHGAASAMLASFAKGATDALHEAHRRQEGKPAPLALVHECLNQIMRTSSGENLYMTMLSIIIDLHTGHFCYLNSGHEPAFVVQDAKITVLSSPTNNLLGHTSEAIDTRIGSSQIKADDMLILFSDGLLDATCPVDKKPSLRLLTKLIHSADISSAAGLRNLLDLRCTSRLDASAKAKFSDDVTFVIVKLKNNAEASDATTGQEHQSA, from the coding sequence ATGGCATTACGCGAAAAAATCGGGATCTGGGGCAGAGGTCTTAATAGTTCTGCAGGCAGGCTACTAGGATCATGGGTGCTGCTTCTTATTTGTGCTGAGGCCTTCGGGCTCGGTGACTATCTGCATCAGCATATCACTAGTAAAGTGAATTTCACGGTGCGACGCCGCGCAGTGGGGGAGGGTCACCTCAATCCTAGGATCAAGATCTACGCCGTCGATGATCCCACGGCGGCAAAGCGCGGTGAGGTCAGACTTTCTGGTAGGGATTTAGTTCAGGTCTTGCATGCGATTGACGCGAAGTCTCCTCGTAAGATTATCCTTGATGCCATGTTTTCGCAGCGGAGTGAGTCGACACAGCTTGACCCCGCTCTTGCCTCAACATTGGCATCATTAAAAACACCTATCATCACGGGTGTCATGATAGCGTCGGATCCGATTGCACATCGAACTGTGATCGGTGATAAAAGATTGCCGATCCTGATTGACGGGAAAGATCGAGCACCGAGTCCCATCCGCAGAATGAAGCCAGCATTCATCTACGGTCCAGAGGGAGCGTATTTGCAGGCCTTTAACAGGTTCGGGCATTTCGTGGAATTTGCCGAGCATTATTTGGCTCCTGTAGTCTTGATCAATGACGTTGCGGCATTGCCCCATCTTAGCGTTCAAGCTGCGGATTCGATAAGCGTCATCGATAGTGAGTTGAAGATCGATGGCTACGAAATCGCCCTCGACAAGCGTGGGTTGTTGCCAATTGATTATCTAAGCACCGATGTGATTGCGCCAAGAATTCGGTCACTTGGGGGCTACTTCTCTGGTGATCGTTTTATGTTTTCCGATATTAACTCAGATGATGTCGTTGTTATTTTGACTGAATACACAAGTGGGGTGACGCGATTTGTAAGTTCGCCGTTTGGTCTTATTCCCGGACCTTTTGCTCTAATTTCCTGTTTAAATTCTGTGCTGAATAAAAGTTGGCTGCGTGCGGTGGGATATTCCTACGAGCTGATTTTAATCCTATCCTTTGTCGGTCTATTTATCGGTTTTACGACCAATCCATCGAGGTTTTTTCTACTTTTGGCAGGGTGCCTCACGGTGACTTTGGCCTGCTTCCTTTATCTTTTTATCGGTTGGGGCATCGAGGTAAAATGGCTGCTCCCGATGCTGGGTATCCTGGGATCGGCGGTCATCGGCCTTAGTGAACAGCGACAACGAGAGAGCATACGCCGCATTTTTCTCGAGTCGGAGAGAAAAACGGCTGCAGTGTTGCAGCGCGATTTCTTACCAGCATTAACGGCAAATCACGCCAGCTTTGAATTAGCAGCCACTTATATTGCAGCCGAGACCATCGGAGGCGATTGGTTTGCCCATGGTGTGATCGGAGATCGCTGGCTATATGTGCATTTGGGTGACGTGACCGGACATGGTGCTGCTTCGGCAATGCTGGCATCATTTGCCAAAGGCGCCACGGACGCTCTGCATGAGGCGCATCGGAGGCAAGAGGGTAAACCAGCTCCGTTAGCATTGGTTCATGAGTGCTTAAACCAGATCATGCGTACATCATCTGGTGAAAATCTTTACATGACGATGCTCTCGATAATTATCGATCTGCACACAGGTCATTTTTGCTACCTCAATTCTGGTCACGAACCAGCTTTCGTCGTCCAGGACGCCAAAATCACTGTACTTTCAAGTCCCACCAACAACCTACTAGGACACACTAGCGAGGCGATAGACACGCGCATTGGTAGTAGTCAAATCAAAGCTGACGACATGTTGATACTGTTTTCGGATGGCCTTCTTGATGCAACCTGTCCTGTCGATAAGAAACCTAGCCTTCGACTCTTGACCAAGCTTATTCACAGTGCAGACATTTCGAGTGCCGCGGGGCTGCGCAATCTGCTCGATTTGCGCTGTACGAGTCGATTAGATGCCAGTGCTAAAGCGAAATTCAGTGACGACGTCACCTTTGTAATAGTTAAATTGAAGAACAACGCGGAAGCTAGCGACGCTACTACTGGACAAGAGCACCAGTCAGCATGA
- a CDS encoding class I SAM-dependent methyltransferase, with protein sequence MKQKQGSQTAIFVAIMRALGHRAPWVPGFRDPTAEVFLGKQFRSFEASLKSKMGKFLAHKLETFWSSLAVNFQFRTVILDQVIENSLPFDQLVILGAGYDGRAWRLESLKNVKVFEVDHPATQEVKKKALDRLVQCADQVQLLPIDFTTDDLGACLDAAGFDSRLKTVWIWEGVVMYLTAEQIRQTMACIAGRSSKDSRLALSYLPHGLKIGSRLVSRIGEPMLTVTAPGEFGKLAEGTGWKTESDSGVADWRRELMDGNQVWFQWLHPKNWYERIWVGVPTIDDK encoded by the coding sequence GTGAAGCAAAAACAAGGTAGTCAGACGGCGATTTTTGTTGCCATCATGCGTGCTCTCGGGCATCGAGCCCCATGGGTGCCAGGATTCAGGGATCCGACTGCCGAAGTGTTTTTGGGCAAGCAATTTCGTAGCTTCGAGGCTTCGCTGAAATCAAAGATGGGCAAATTTCTGGCCCACAAACTAGAGACCTTTTGGAGTTCGCTAGCGGTTAATTTTCAATTTCGTACAGTGATCCTCGACCAGGTTATCGAGAATTCACTGCCATTTGATCAGCTTGTGATTCTCGGTGCGGGTTATGACGGAAGAGCCTGGCGTCTTGAATCACTCAAGAATGTTAAGGTCTTTGAGGTAGATCACCCGGCAACGCAAGAGGTGAAAAAGAAAGCCCTAGATCGTTTGGTGCAGTGCGCGGATCAGGTACAGCTGTTGCCTATTGATTTTACAACTGATGATCTCGGTGCATGCCTTGACGCGGCAGGCTTCGACTCGCGACTCAAGACTGTTTGGATTTGGGAGGGTGTGGTCATGTATCTCACCGCGGAGCAAATTCGACAGACGATGGCCTGCATCGCGGGGCGCTCGTCAAAGGACAGTCGGTTAGCTTTGTCCTATTTGCCTCACGGACTAAAAATTGGATCGCGCTTGGTGAGTCGTATCGGTGAACCGATGTTGACGGTTACTGCTCCTGGCGAGTTTGGCAAGCTGGCTGAGGGTACAGGCTGGAAAACCGAGAGCGACAGTGGAGTTGCTGATTGGCGGCGTGAATTGATGGACGGGAACCAAGTGTGGTTTCAGTGGCTACATCCCAAAAATTGGTACGAGCGTATCTGGGTTGGTGTTCCAACTATCGATGATAAATAG
- a CDS encoding HEAT repeat domain-containing protein: MRYMFFIVLTSVLMLVSESTADYSINFTMPFERGSDFKQDDGVGPPFVPLVGRVSEILTALNKLPPEHRQRGKNSFFSRLIREFQKNPSRIIEAKSELMGRDPKSPFFEDDITLVISAMGDQSSPLAQEALCAIMIEASLEQEIMIFQSVISMGSHTAPSSLALDALAAVVDRVELLPESKSAALMALGSVARNLGPVQTAGVVKRLLAMSYAGDETLVQSLAAMANHGDSRYFERVKDVLFSNVEVSVLKEVARTIGHLNHPEAEEVLLSLLDQDPDESVAASAIEALGQGTPSYRVVKQLGVHYNRATSVYLKESVINVLAKAGDEESKLILRQLANFESNEHLKALAQSY, encoded by the coding sequence TTGCGTTACATGTTTTTTATAGTTTTGACGTCCGTGCTGATGCTGGTCAGTGAGAGCACCGCCGACTACTCAATAAATTTTACTATGCCTTTTGAAAGAGGCAGCGATTTCAAACAGGATGATGGTGTGGGCCCACCGTTTGTGCCCTTGGTTGGGCGAGTTTCCGAGATTTTGACTGCACTCAATAAACTACCTCCCGAGCATCGGCAAAGGGGAAAAAATAGCTTTTTTTCAAGACTAATTCGAGAATTTCAAAAGAATCCCTCGCGTATCATTGAGGCTAAAAGTGAGCTGATGGGGCGCGATCCAAAAAGCCCCTTTTTTGAAGACGACATAACCTTAGTGATCAGCGCGATGGGTGATCAAAGTAGCCCGCTGGCACAGGAAGCGTTGTGTGCCATTATGATTGAGGCATCCCTTGAGCAAGAGATCATGATTTTTCAAAGCGTCATAAGCATGGGCAGCCACACTGCACCGTCCTCTCTTGCACTTGACGCACTTGCAGCCGTGGTGGATCGCGTGGAGCTCCTGCCAGAGTCTAAGTCTGCCGCTCTGATGGCTCTGGGATCTGTAGCTCGAAATTTAGGCCCAGTGCAAACGGCGGGAGTAGTTAAGCGTCTCCTTGCAATGTCATATGCGGGTGATGAAACACTGGTACAGTCGCTGGCAGCAATGGCAAATCACGGCGATTCCCGATATTTCGAGCGCGTAAAGGACGTTCTTTTTTCGAATGTCGAGGTATCAGTGCTAAAAGAGGTAGCCCGAACCATAGGACACTTGAATCACCCAGAAGCAGAGGAAGTTCTCTTAAGTTTACTGGATCAAGATCCAGACGAGAGCGTTGCCGCTTCTGCTATCGAAGCTCTGGGCCAAGGCACCCCAAGCTATAGAGTGGTCAAACAGCTTGGTGTCCACTACAACCGTGCGACTAGCGTATATTTAAAAGAGTCCGTGATCAATGTATTGGCAAAGGCCGGAGATGAAGAGTCAAAGTTAATTCTGCGCCAATTGGCAAACTTTGAATCAAACGAGCATCTGAAGGCGCTGGCGCAGAGCTATTAA
- a CDS encoding DUF2330 domain-containing protein has protein sequence MRLMLYPHLISAFIMIFFAKSSFACLHYAQTYKDSVKEGTQSVFLYHDGTNAHVILQTEVKAGKKLPRVLAWVLPFPSVPSRYQEREEHFFEQLQQLFPPDRSGGLSRSPKGKSMDRTIKVHDMQRVGNYQIEPIEILAEGAGEPFQAWLKRNGFQGMPDELQKIYLRKGDVFLAIKASLDGPEARLKPLQVTYRASQLSYPIRFTHHERSFDLEIYWLLHKMPKTLPVFPYLELRGLVSFDKGRWPTLLQNLFIDKHQAFILRYRGRNLNSAEFPFARLNDDPSIGVN, from the coding sequence ATGAGGCTCATGTTATACCCGCACCTAATCTCTGCTTTTATAATGATTTTCTTCGCCAAGAGTAGCTTTGCTTGTTTGCATTATGCTCAGACTTACAAGGACTCGGTGAAAGAAGGAACACAGTCAGTCTTTCTTTATCACGACGGAACAAATGCCCACGTGATCCTTCAAACTGAGGTCAAAGCCGGCAAGAAGCTGCCGCGTGTGCTTGCTTGGGTGCTTCCTTTTCCATCTGTCCCATCACGCTATCAAGAACGAGAGGAACATTTTTTTGAGCAGCTCCAACAACTCTTTCCGCCTGATCGCTCCGGTGGCTTGTCGCGCTCGCCAAAAGGCAAGTCTATGGATAGAACAATTAAAGTCCATGACATGCAAAGAGTCGGCAACTATCAGATCGAACCCATCGAGATTCTCGCTGAGGGAGCCGGTGAGCCCTTTCAAGCGTGGCTCAAGCGAAATGGCTTCCAAGGCATGCCTGATGAGTTGCAAAAGATCTACCTTAGGAAAGGAGATGTTTTCTTGGCTATCAAAGCATCGCTGGACGGCCCTGAAGCTCGGCTTAAACCTCTACAGGTCACTTATCGCGCCTCACAGTTGAGCTATCCTATTCGCTTCACCCACCACGAACGTAGCTTTGATCTCGAAATTTACTGGTTGCTCCATAAAATGCCCAAGACTCTGCCGGTATTTCCCTACCTGGAGTTACGAGGGCTCGTGTCATTTGATAAAGGTCGGTGGCCGACCCTACTCCAAAATCTCTTTATCGACAAACATCAAGCGTTCATACTGCGCTATAGAGGACGGAATCTCAATAGCGCTGAGTTCCCTTTTGCACGGCTTAACGACGATCCAAGCATTGGTGTCAATTAA